The Equus quagga isolate Etosha38 chromosome 2, UCLA_HA_Equagga_1.0, whole genome shotgun sequence genome has a window encoding:
- the LOC124234706 gene encoding olfactory receptor 4F15-like — MGGLNDSVVTEFVLLALSCSWEKKFFLILICFLLYLGVIVGNVLILFLVIFDSHLHSPMYFLLANLSLIDVGLSSTTVPKIITDLLYECTLISFKSCMTQICFIHIIGGVEMVLLIAMAFDRCTAICKPLHYLNIMNPKICILFVITGWVTGVIHAMSQFLFVRNLPFCGPNKVDSFYCDFPKIIKLACTNGAKLEFIVTANSGFMSMGTFILLILSYSFILVTVWKRSSGDLSKAFVTLSSHIIVVFLFFTPCMFLYVWPSPPPSLDKNLFIVDFAITPVLNPTIYTLRNKDIKVAIKRLCKKISYSRFC; from the coding sequence ATGGGTGGACTAAATGACTCTGTGGTCACTGAGTTTGTGTTACTGGCTCTTTCTTGTTCttgggagaaaaaattttttctcattttgatatgTTTTTTGCTCTACTTAGGAGTCATCGTGGGGAacgttttaattttgtttttggtaatttttgattCTCACTTACATTCTCCTATGTACTTCCTGCTGGCGAACCTGTCTCTCATTGATGTGGGCCTTTCCTCTACCACAGTCCCCAAGATAATCACAGACCTTTTATATGAATGCACactaatttctttcaaaagttgTATGACACAGATATGCTTCATCCACATCATAGGAGGAGTGGAGATGGTGTTACTCATAGCCATGGCATTTGACAGGTGCACAGCCATCTGTAAGCCTCTTCACTACTTGAACATCATGAatcctaaaatatgtattttatttgtaatcaCTGGCTGGGTAACAGGGGTGATCCATGCTATgtctcagtttttatttgttaGGAACTTGCCTTTTTGTGGGCCTAATAAAGTGGACAGCTTTTATTGTGACTTTCCTAAGATCATAAAACTTGCATGTACAAATGGAGCCAAGCTTGAGTTTATTGTTACTGCCAACAGTGGCTTTATGAGCATGGGCACCTTCATCCTGCTAATCCTTTCCTATTCCTTCATTTTGGTCACTGTCTGGAAACGTTCCTCAGGAGACTTATCCAAGGCATTTGTCACTTTGTCATCTCACATCATTGTGGTGTTCTTGTTTTTCACTCCATGCATGTTTCTGTATGTGTGGCCTTCTCCCCCACCATCACTTGATAAAAACCTGTTCATTGTTGACTTTGCTATCACCCCTGTCTTGAATCCTACCATCTATACATTACGGAACAAAGACATAAAGGTAGCAATAAAAAGATTGTGCAAAAAGATATCTTATTCCAGATTTTGTTGA